Within Amedibacterium intestinale, the genomic segment AATTATGTCAAAAAAAGTATCGACTGAAATATGAAATGAACCCCGTTATTTGGACACCAAATAATGGAGGTTCATTTTTATTATGGCAAAACTGACAAGAGAACAAAAAATAGAATTATATAAAAAACGAAAACAAGGAGAAACTGTATCGTCTTTATCTAAAGAATATCAAATAAAATCTAGTAAGATTAATTATTTAGTTAGATTAATAGATAGACATGGATTTGATATTTTAAGATCTAACAAAAATAATTATTATTCACCAGAATTGAAATTAGAAATTATTAATAAAGTCCTTATTGACGGTCAATCATCAACGAGTACAGCTATTGAATTTGGTTTGACTAGTGATGGATTATTAAATAACTGGATTAACTCGTACAAAGAGAATGGATATGTTATAGTAGAAAAAAAGAAAGGAAGACCATCTACTATGAACAAAGAAAATCAATTCAATAAAAAATATGAAGATATGTCACCTGAAGAAAAAATAAAATATCTTGAAAATAAAAATCAGTATCTAGAAGCAGAGAATGAATACTTAAAAAAGCTGCGTGCTGCAGTTCAGAAAAGGAAAAATCAACAATCGAAGAAAAAGTAACGATTGTTTGTGAACTGCAGCTTAAATATTCATTAAAGATTCTTCTTAAAATATCAGGATTAAAACGTTCAACTTATTACTACACATTATCAAAGACTAACAAAGATATGAAAAATGATGAAATAATGAATATTATCATCCATATCTTTTATACACATAAGGAACGATATGGGTATCGTAGAATAACTTTGGAGCTAAGAAATATGGGTTATACGATCAATCATAAGAAAGTCAAACGATTAATGTCTATAATGGGATTATATGGACAAACACCAAAAGCAAGATATAAATCATATAAAGGCGATATGAATGGTACAACAAAAAATTTATTACTTAGTAAAGTAGTAGACGAAGAAAAACATAAAACATATTATGATAGAAACTTCAATACAACAAGATGCAATGAAATATGGTCTACAGATGTATCAGAGTTTCATATAGCAGCAGGCAAGCTTTATCTATCACCGATATTAGATTTGCATAATCGAGAAATAGTATCATTCAATATATCAAAAAGTCCAAATTTTGAACAAATAAAAGATATGCTTAAACAAGCATTTGATAAATATGACAATTTAGAAGGATTGAAATTTCATAGCGATCAGGGCTGGCAATATCAGATGCAGTCATATCATGAAATGCTTGAAGAAAAAAGAATTCAACAATCGATGTCAAGGAAAGGGAACTGTTTAGATAATTCACCAATGGAGAATTTTTTTGGAAGGATGAAGAATGAAATGTTTTATGGGTATGAATATAGTTTTAAAACATTAGATGATTTAAAGGTTGCGATGGAAGAATATATTGATTATTATAATACACAAAGAATAACAGCAAAATTAAAAGGACTAACTCCTGTCCAATACAGGAATCAATCCTTAATAACTGCTTAAAAACAAATTTAATTAAGTGTCCAACAAATTGGGTTCACTTCAATAAGCCGATACTTTTTTAATGAAACATATCTTTCTTTTTGAAAATCAATGTAGCAATAATACATGCGACTATCGCAATCAATGCTGGAATCCACCACATAGTGCCATCAAATCCATTTACGTTCATTCCATAGAAACTGAAAATGATGTTTGGAATTGCCATTACGATGGTGATAACCGTTAAAACCTTCATCACGATATTTAAGTTATTGGAAATAACAGAAGCAAAAGCATCCATTGTTCCAGATAAGATGTTGGAATAAATATTACACATTTCAATTGCCTGGTGAATTTCAATCAAAACATCTTCCAGTAAATCCTGATCTTCCTCATAAAGTTTGATTAACTTACCACGCATGATCTTATTTAAAGTAACCTCATCTGTTTTTAGTGAAGTAGAGAAATAAACAAGAGATTTCTCTAATCCAAGCATTTGAATAAGTTCCTGATTACGCATGGATTGATGCAGACGTTTTTCCGTACGTGAAGATACACGATCAATCTGACGCAAATAAATCAAGAAACGCTGTGCGATTTTTAATAACAGTAAAAGCAGGAATCGTGTTTTCATATCTGTATTCATGCCACGTATTCTTCCTTTTGCCATATCTTCGATATTTAAATTATCATATAAACAAATCGTTACAATATAACCCTTCATAATAACAACCCCTAATGGAAGTGTTGTATATAACAAGGTATTTTCATCCGCTGCATCATCTTCATCGGCATTTGGATAATCGACAATAACTAATGTTTGTGCTTCATCATCATCATAGTCAATATGTGAACTTTCTTCTTCATCTAAGGAAGCTTTTACGAATTCAGGCAAGACACCAATTTCATTAATCAGATAATCAATTTCCTGCTGTGTAGGAGCAATTGCGCTAATCCAGCATCCATGCTGCGGCGCATCTATTTTTTTTGTAATTCCATCTTCAAAAGTTTTGTAAAATTCTAACATAGTTTCCCTCCTCTTTTACAGGAGGATCGTGTAACATGCCTCCTGCATATATATTATTTTATACGTATTCGAATAAGGACTTTCGGGTTCTGGAGACATGACATACACCTTCTTTCTCTAACTTTCTGTATTATAGCACAGAAAAACTGCTAAGATAACAAAAAAACCTCTAAAAGAGGATTTTTTGTTTCAGACTGTTGACAAAGGTGTCGACAGTCTATTTTTTATATGATAGAATAAAAAAGGCAAAAAGATTCCTATTTTACCCAAAAACATATGGTTCTTTTTGCCTTTTATAATGCTTAAAATGGTATAATAAAAGTGGGTAAAATAGGAGTGATTACATATGGCAATGACAAAAAGAAATGGAAAAAATGATACTATCATACTGAATACAATAGAAGAATTAATACCACAGGATCATGATGTTAGAATGTTAGACAACTGTATTGACTGGAGTTTTATCTACCCTCTTGTAGAAAATCTTTACAGTGATGTTGGAAGACCAAGCATAGACCCTGTGGTTCTTTTTAAAATGATCTTCATCAATATTATTTTCGGAATAGGTTCAATGAGAAAGACTTGTAAAGAAATACAAGTAAATCTTGCATATCGCTGGTTTCTGGGAATCTCCATGGATGAAAAGGTACCAAATTATTCTACCTGGAGTCAAAATTATATCCGAAGATATAGTAACAGCGAAGTATTTGAAAAAATATTTGATCAGATATTGAAACAGGCAATCTCTTATGGCTTTGTAGATATGGAAACTGTATATGGAGACTCCACACATCAAAAGGCAAATGCGAATAAAAACAAGTATACAGATGAAGAAGTTGAAATTATGAAGAAGATATATGAAAACGATCTGCTGGATGAGATAAACAGGGATCGTGAGGAACATGGGAAGAAACCAATTAAAAAAAACGAAAAAGAAGAATTAAATTTTGATGAAGAAACGGGAAAACTGAAAAGGGACATACAAACAAAGCATATCAAAATCAGTAAAACAGATTCGGAGAGTGGCTGTTTCCATAAAGGTGAAAAAGAAAAATGTTTTGCTTATTCACATCAAACATTTTGCGATAGAAATGGATTTGTACTGGCAAGCGTATGTGTTGCGGGAAACGTACATGACAGCGTGTCTTTCTTTTCAGCGTATAAAGTATTAAACGATAAATATATGGATCAAATAAAAAATGTATGTCTGGATGCGGGCTATATAACACCGGCAATTTGTAAGACGGTATTAGAAAATGGGCAAAAAATGTATGCGCCTTATAAAAGACCAATGACAAAGAAAGGATATTATAAGAAGTACGAGTATGTATATGATGAAGGATATGACTGTTATCTGTGTCCAAATAATAAGGTGCTGTCATACAGCACGACAAACAAGCTTGGATATAAAGAATACAAATCAAATCCAAAGGATTGTGAGAACTGTCCTTTAAGAGGAAGATGTACATCATCAAAGAACTTTCAGAAAGTAGTGACACGTCATGTATGGGAGGAATACCGAGAGGAGGTAATGGATGAGATACGACATACACCGGAATGGAAAGAAATCTATCCAAGGCGTAAAGAAAGCATAGAGAGGGTGTTCGCAGACTGTAAAGAACATCACACGTTGAGATATACCAGGTTAAGAGGACTACAAAAAAATCAGCATCAGTCGCTGATGATTTTTGCGTGTTATAATCTAAAAAGAATGTCCAGATGGAGGTGGAAAAACCTCTCTAAAACTGCACAAAATCTAATAAAAAGCACAATTTTAAATTATTTTAAGAAAAAAGAAAAGCGATACTTGTTTATAAGTACCACTTTGTCAACAATCTGTAACAAAAAAACCTCTAAAAGAGGATTTTTTGTTTAATAATAAATAGAAGTTTTGACTTCTTCACATTTTTCTTTTCCGATCAGCTTTTCCATAAAAGCGAAAGCAAAATCAATAGAGGCAGCAGCACTTCTTCCCGTAATTAAATTTCCATCGCTTACCGTATACTGATCTACATAAGTACCTCCAAAATCTTCATTCATAGAAGTAAAACATGTATAGTTTCTATCTTTTAAATATCCCTGTCTTCCTAAAATAGTAGGAGCAGCGCATATAGCCGCAACAATTTTATTGTTTTCCATAAAATATTTTAAAATAGACATTACATATTCATTTTGTTCCAGTTTCTGATAATGTGGACCTCCTGGGAAAAATAAAGCATCATAACTTTTATAATCAACATCATCAAGATTTTTGATATCTGAGAAAGTTAATTCAAATCTTCCACTCGCTTTTGTATCAGAAATGGCACACACATCAATTTGAATACCTGCTCTTCGAAATAATGCAATTGTACCTACTGCTTCTAATTCTTCAAATCCGTTTGTTAGTATACATAATACAGACATAAACATCCTCCTCGTTTTTTTATTCAAAAATATTATACACCATTTTTTTAAAAGCTTCTTCTTTTTATAAGAAGAGAAGAATATATTGGATAAAGGAGGGCGTTTTGTGAATGTTTTAAACATAATAGAAAATGTAATGCATCAACTTGTATGGGGAGATTTTATGGTTGTTTTTCTTTTAGGGTGTGGAATTCTGCTTATGGTTTCCTGTAAATTTCTTCCATTTACAAAAGCAGGCTTGATTTTTCGTAAAACACTAGGTTCTTTTGGAAAACAGGGAACAAATGGAATTACAGCTTTTCAGGCAGTTTCCACAGCATTGGCAGGGACGCTTGGAGTGGGAAGCATCGTAGGTGTATCAACGGCTATTTCCATGGGTGGTCCAGGTTCCTTGTTTTGGATGTGTGTTGGTGCAATACCTGGTATGATGAGCAAGTATGGAGAAGTTGTATTGGCTGTATATTATCGTGAATATCATCATCAAAAAGGATATTTGGGCGGGGCAATGACTACTTTAAAAAATGGATGTCATCTTCCAGTGCTGGGACTTCTTTTTTGTGCGTTTTGTATTCTTGCCTCTTTTGGGATTGGAAATCTAATACCATCACAAACCATTACCCAAACGATACAAGAATTTTTACCAGTTCCATCTTTGGCTGTAGGAGTGATACTGGCTTATCTTGTTTATAAAGTTCTTGTGGGAAAATCAAAAGGAATTATGAAATGGAATGAAAGAATTATCCCAATAGCTTCAATTTTCTATCTTGGTGCCTGCGTATATCTGATTGTACGTCATGCATCTTCTTTGCCATCTGTATGTTCTTTTATATGGAAGAATGCCTTCTCATTCCATAGCATTTGTGGAGGAGTGGCAGGAAAAGCAGTGCAGTATGGAATCAGTCGAGGTGTATTTTCAAATGAAGCAGGAATGGGAAGTTCTCCTTTATCTTATGCAAGTGTAGAAGATGCCAATCCTGTTGAACAGGGATTTTGGGGTATTTTTGAAGTGTTTTTTGATACTCTTGTTGTTTTATTAAGTGGATTTGTATTGTTGAGCAGTCCGGTATATGGAAGTGGGACAGAGGGAGTTGATTTACTGGTTGCCTGTTTTCGTGATGGCTTTGGTAATGCAGGAGGAATTTTGTTTGCGATATCTCTTTTGTTTTTTGCCTTTCCCTCTATTCTTGGATGGTATTATTATGCAAGTGTATGTATATCTTATGTAAGCAAGGGGGATTTCCTTTTAAAAATATATCGTTTTGTATTTCTTTTTCTGCTTATGTTTGGAGGTATGCTGGATGTAGGTTTCGTATGGGGATTAGCAGATGTGTTTAATGCATTGATGGCCTTTCCAAATCTAATTTCTCTAGTACTTTTATATAAAATTGTGGTAAAATTAACAAAAGAATATATGGAAAAAACAGGGAAGTGATGGAATGAAGGTAGTAATCGCCTGCGACTCTTATAAAGGCTGTATGACTTCTTCTAAGGTTGCACAGCATATTGAAAAGGGAATTCATAAAGTAAATCCAAGAATAGAAACAATTTCCTATGTCATTGGGGATGGCGGAGAAGGAACTGTGGATGCTTTTCATGAAACATGTGGCGGAGTAAAACAGAAAGTAAAAGCTAGCGATGCTTATGGAAAACCTATAGAAACAGAATATACGCTTATTGATGATGGACAAACAGCCGTTATTGAAGTAGCTAATATCATAGGGTTAAGTATGCATCCAAGAGAAAAGCGAGCACCTTTTTATGGAAGCAGTTATGGTGTGGGCAGTGTACTTTTGGATGCGGTAAACAAAGGGTGTAAAAAAATAATCATAGGACTTGGAGGAAGTGCTACAAACGATGGAGGAATGGGATTTCTTCAAAGTTTAGGTGCACGTTTTTATGACAGCAATCATAAATATCTTTCTCCTCAGGCCATGAATCTAGAGAAAGTTCG encodes:
- a CDS encoding IS3 family transposase (programmed frameshift); the protein is MAKLTREQKIELYKKRKQGETVSSLSKEYQIKSSKINYLVRLIDRHGFDILRSNKNNYYSPELKLEIINKVLIDGQSSTSTAIEFGLTSDGLLNNWINSYKENGYVIVEKKKGRPSTMNKENQFNKKYEDMSPEEKIKYLENKNQYLEAENEYLKKLRAAVQKRKNQQSKKVTIVCELQLKYSLKILLKISGLKRSTYYYTLSKTNKDMKNDEIMNIIIHIFYTHKERYGYRRITLELRNMGYTINHKKVKRLMSIMGLYGQTPKARYKSYKGDMNGTTKNLLLSKVVDEEKHKTYYDRNFNTTRCNEIWSTDVSEFHIAAGKLYLSPILDLHNREIVSFNISKSPNFEQIKDMLKQAFDKYDNLEGLKFHSDQGWQYQMQSYHEMLEEKRIQQSMSRKGNCLDNSPMENFFGRMKNEMFYGYEYSFKTLDDLKVAMEEYIDYYNTQRITAKLKGLTPVQYRNQSLITA
- a CDS encoding magnesium transporter CorA family protein, which codes for MLEFYKTFEDGITKKIDAPQHGCWISAIAPTQQEIDYLINEIGVLPEFVKASLDEEESSHIDYDDDEAQTLVIVDYPNADEDDAADENTLLYTTLPLGVVIMKGYIVTICLYDNLNIEDMAKGRIRGMNTDMKTRFLLLLLLKIAQRFLIYLRQIDRVSSRTEKRLHQSMRNQELIQMLGLEKSLVYFSTSLKTDEVTLNKIMRGKLIKLYEEDQDLLEDVLIEIHQAIEMCNIYSNILSGTMDAFASVISNNLNIVMKVLTVITIVMAIPNIIFSFYGMNVNGFDGTMWWIPALIAIVACIIATLIFKKKDMFH
- a CDS encoding IS1182 family transposase; this encodes MAMTKRNGKNDTIILNTIEELIPQDHDVRMLDNCIDWSFIYPLVENLYSDVGRPSIDPVVLFKMIFINIIFGIGSMRKTCKEIQVNLAYRWFLGISMDEKVPNYSTWSQNYIRRYSNSEVFEKIFDQILKQAISYGFVDMETVYGDSTHQKANANKNKYTDEEVEIMKKIYENDLLDEINRDREEHGKKPIKKNEKEELNFDEETGKLKRDIQTKHIKISKTDSESGCFHKGEKEKCFAYSHQTFCDRNGFVLASVCVAGNVHDSVSFFSAYKVLNDKYMDQIKNVCLDAGYITPAICKTVLENGQKMYAPYKRPMTKKGYYKKYEYVYDEGYDCYLCPNNKVLSYSTTNKLGYKEYKSNPKDCENCPLRGRCTSSKNFQKVVTRHVWEEYREEVMDEIRHTPEWKEIYPRRKESIERVFADCKEHHTLRYTRLRGLQKNQHQSLMIFACYNLKRMSRWRWKNLSKTAQNLIKSTILNYFKKKEKRYLFISTTLSTICNKKTSKRGFFV
- a CDS encoding DJ-1/PfpI family protein → MSVLCILTNGFEELEAVGTIALFRRAGIQIDVCAISDTKASGRFELTFSDIKNLDDVDYKSYDALFFPGGPHYQKLEQNEYVMSILKYFMENNKIVAAICAAPTILGRQGYLKDRNYTCFTSMNEDFGGTYVDQYTVSDGNLITGRSAAASIDFAFAFMEKLIGKEKCEEVKTSIYY
- a CDS encoding alanine/glycine:cation symporter family protein, translating into MNVLNIIENVMHQLVWGDFMVVFLLGCGILLMVSCKFLPFTKAGLIFRKTLGSFGKQGTNGITAFQAVSTALAGTLGVGSIVGVSTAISMGGPGSLFWMCVGAIPGMMSKYGEVVLAVYYREYHHQKGYLGGAMTTLKNGCHLPVLGLLFCAFCILASFGIGNLIPSQTITQTIQEFLPVPSLAVGVILAYLVYKVLVGKSKGIMKWNERIIPIASIFYLGACVYLIVRHASSLPSVCSFIWKNAFSFHSICGGVAGKAVQYGISRGVFSNEAGMGSSPLSYASVEDANPVEQGFWGIFEVFFDTLVVLLSGFVLLSSPVYGSGTEGVDLLVACFRDGFGNAGGILFAISLLFFAFPSILGWYYYASVCISYVSKGDFLLKIYRFVFLFLLMFGGMLDVGFVWGLADVFNALMAFPNLISLVLLYKIVVKLTKEYMEKTGK